In Idiomarina sp. PL1-037, a single genomic region encodes these proteins:
- a CDS encoding CynX/NimT family MFS transporter, whose amino-acid sequence MSKVWLLRTRGITLQTQSAPVAKPSKFSLLFGLLVLVLLGLNLRPLLTSVGPLTDELQTITGLSFSQVSLLTTLPILMIGLMALFAGRVTTALGYRQGIGLGLLILCAGFTARLFEPTSTSMITSALVGGVGIALLHIVIPELTKQQYLNRLGMVTGLWSAALMGGAALGAVATPWAANLLPERFQALGSWSLLAAIVLIIWYLPFNRTPVASIPPRHLLLRSHRYPRAWLLGIYFALVNAGYAGFIAWIAPFYGEFGWPAQKAGNLLALFSLVQVIGALLLPALSRTQDRRLWLTIAVLIQMTGFAGLSWFPTEAPWLWSALCGFGLGGAFPLCIVMALDHIDNPVQAGRLVSFMQGIGFMFASLMPLLTGWFRDVSGNYSLGWQLHIIVGILIVLITWQFNPSSYRDLFNLRE is encoded by the coding sequence TTGAGTAAAGTATGGCTTTTAAGGACTCGTGGTATTACTTTGCAGACTCAATCGGCGCCTGTCGCAAAACCGTCTAAATTCTCCCTGCTGTTCGGCTTGCTCGTACTGGTATTACTGGGGCTTAATCTGCGCCCTTTGCTGACATCCGTAGGGCCACTGACCGATGAGCTACAAACCATTACAGGTCTGTCTTTCAGTCAGGTATCGCTGTTAACCACATTACCCATTCTAATGATTGGTTTAATGGCCTTATTTGCCGGACGGGTGACAACCGCTCTGGGCTACAGACAAGGTATTGGACTGGGCTTACTGATTCTTTGCGCAGGCTTTACCGCACGCCTGTTTGAGCCGACCAGCACCAGCATGATCACCAGTGCTTTAGTCGGCGGCGTTGGCATTGCGTTACTGCATATCGTTATTCCGGAGCTGACCAAACAACAGTATTTGAATCGTTTAGGTATGGTCACTGGCCTTTGGTCTGCAGCGCTCATGGGCGGCGCGGCACTAGGTGCTGTCGCTACTCCATGGGCGGCAAACTTATTACCAGAACGCTTTCAGGCATTAGGCAGCTGGTCTCTTTTAGCGGCGATAGTGCTGATTATTTGGTACTTACCATTTAACCGCACACCGGTTGCCAGCATTCCTCCCCGGCACCTATTACTGCGGTCTCACCGTTATCCCAGGGCTTGGCTTCTAGGTATTTATTTCGCCCTGGTGAATGCCGGTTATGCCGGATTTATTGCGTGGATAGCGCCATTTTATGGTGAATTCGGTTGGCCGGCACAAAAAGCAGGGAATTTACTGGCGCTGTTTTCTCTGGTTCAGGTTATCGGCGCCCTGCTACTGCCGGCTTTATCACGCACACAAGACCGACGGTTATGGCTAACAATCGCAGTACTTATTCAAATGACAGGCTTTGCGGGGTTAAGCTGGTTTCCGACCGAAGCTCCGTGGCTGTGGTCGGCACTTTGCGGCTTTGGCTTAGGTGGTGCCTTCCCGCTATGCATTGTCATGGCGTTGGACCATATCGATAACCCTGTGCAGGCAGGGCGTCTGGTTTCTTTTATGCAGGGTATTGGCTTTATGTTTGCCAGCCTGATGCCGCTGTTAACCGGATGGTTCAGAGACGTTTCCGGTAATTACAGTTTAGGCTGGCAGTTACATATTATTGTCGGCATTCTTATTGTGCTGATAACCTGGCAGTTTAATCCAAGCAGTTACCGAGACTTGTTTAACTTGCGGGAATAA
- a CDS encoding TetR/AcrR family transcriptional regulator — protein sequence MPRTPKFHRETALNNALKLFWRKGYHATSMKDIEEEMDMRPGSIYAAFGNKETLFKETLEKYSSLAEEEFKQTLAQKSSVLQGISLYLRNIAVRTATCAPTQACMLVKTLLEFTPEDKAFSEPAQSYLDKFEQLFTEAFQQAQQRGEIGVSQSPERLGLLLQTNIIGLRTMARREVPRQQLESLADDIIARIIPAS from the coding sequence ATGCCCAGGACGCCTAAATTTCATCGGGAAACAGCGCTCAATAATGCGCTGAAGCTATTCTGGCGCAAGGGATACCACGCAACCTCTATGAAGGACATAGAGGAAGAAATGGATATGAGGCCAGGAAGCATTTATGCTGCATTTGGCAATAAAGAAACCTTGTTTAAAGAGACCCTTGAAAAATACTCCTCTCTGGCAGAGGAAGAGTTTAAGCAAACCTTAGCGCAAAAATCTTCGGTGCTGCAGGGAATAAGTTTGTACCTTCGTAACATTGCGGTAAGGACAGCGACCTGTGCACCAACTCAGGCCTGTATGCTGGTAAAAACCTTGCTGGAATTTACACCTGAAGACAAAGCCTTCAGCGAGCCGGCGCAAAGTTATCTTGATAAATTTGAACAGCTGTTTACAGAAGCATTTCAGCAGGCACAGCAGCGTGGGGAAATCGGTGTTTCGCAGTCTCCAGAACGGCTCGGGTTATTGTTACAAACCAATATCATCGGTTTGCGCACTATGGCTCGGCGAGAAGTTCCCCGGCAGCAGCTGGAAAGTTTAGCCGATGATATAATTGCGAGAATTATTCCCGCAAGTTAA
- the pyp gene encoding photoactive yellow protein, translating into MEIVQFGSDDIENTLAKMSDDKLNDIAFGAIQLDASGKIIQYNAAEGDITGRDPGAVVGKNFFNEVAPCTNSPEFKGRFDEGVKSGNLNTMFEYVFDYEMQPTKVKVHMKQALTGDTYWVFVKRL; encoded by the coding sequence ATGGAAATTGTTCAATTTGGTTCTGATGATATCGAAAACACCTTAGCTAAAATGTCGGACGACAAGTTAAACGACATTGCCTTTGGTGCCATTCAGTTAGACGCCAGCGGTAAAATCATTCAATACAATGCCGCCGAAGGCGACATTACCGGTCGCGACCCGGGCGCTGTCGTTGGCAAAAACTTCTTTAACGAAGTTGCACCGTGCACCAACAGCCCAGAGTTTAAAGGACGCTTCGACGAAGGCGTTAAAAGCGGCAATTTAAACACCATGTTTGAATATGTTTTTGACTACGAAATGCAACCGACCAAAGTTAAAGTTCATATGAAGCAAGCCTTAACCGGCGACACCTACTGGGTATTCGTTAAGCGACTATAA
- a CDS encoding AMP-binding protein — protein MTDSLQQHLVVTVIGDIIADELARMRPAESEHWKRRQWHDDDTLVAKHKSTKDSGEDEVAVDSLERLALAGRVVQFFHMGDSGVEDYLLRRNTLSEWAEVVLKSRQVHTQNLTVTTSGSTGQPKACEHSWSALVEEVKDFVRIFENDYELSPARVVALVPSHHIYGFLFTVLLPHLIDAPVLRGFKAYSHVRNGGLRAGDVVVGFPELLTQLSSEMLPLPPGVLFISSAGACPASTFHQLYSIGAARVVEIYGSSETAGIGYRSKPESNYRLLSRWRRNTENSQQLIDRQTKGIFEIPDNTQWHAECEFHVAGRVDKAVSVRGINVFPNHIAKYLRQHPAIADATVRPMRPDEGHGLKAFVVLHESLSETITEQSVQTWLSSNLSTAEIPERINFGNQLPRNSMGKAQDWNLDNSPTGKPLS, from the coding sequence GTGACAGACTCACTTCAGCAGCACCTTGTTGTTACTGTCATCGGCGATATTATCGCCGATGAACTTGCGCGGATGCGTCCGGCTGAAAGTGAGCACTGGAAACGTCGTCAATGGCATGACGACGACACCTTAGTAGCAAAACACAAGTCAACCAAAGACAGTGGCGAAGACGAAGTTGCTGTTGATTCGCTGGAACGGCTTGCATTAGCTGGCCGGGTAGTTCAGTTCTTTCATATGGGCGACAGTGGAGTAGAAGATTACCTTCTGCGCCGCAACACTCTGTCCGAATGGGCTGAAGTTGTTCTGAAATCGCGGCAAGTTCACACCCAAAACTTAACAGTTACCACTTCCGGCAGCACCGGCCAACCCAAAGCCTGCGAGCACTCATGGAGTGCGTTAGTCGAGGAAGTGAAGGACTTTGTGCGCATTTTTGAAAACGATTATGAGTTATCTCCAGCTCGTGTTGTCGCTTTAGTGCCCAGCCACCATATTTATGGCTTTCTGTTTACAGTATTGTTGCCTCATCTTATTGATGCCCCGGTGCTGCGAGGCTTTAAAGCTTATAGCCATGTTCGCAACGGCGGCTTACGTGCCGGCGATGTTGTTGTCGGTTTCCCTGAGTTGCTCACTCAATTATCATCAGAGATGCTGCCACTACCGCCCGGAGTACTTTTTATTAGCTCTGCCGGAGCGTGCCCTGCCAGCACCTTCCACCAGTTATATTCTATAGGCGCAGCTCGCGTTGTCGAAATTTACGGCAGTTCCGAGACTGCAGGTATCGGTTACCGAAGTAAACCAGAAAGCAATTACCGTTTGTTATCCCGCTGGCGCAGGAATACTGAAAACTCTCAGCAGCTAATTGATAGACAAACAAAGGGTATTTTCGAAATACCCGATAATACCCAGTGGCACGCAGAGTGTGAGTTTCACGTTGCCGGACGAGTCGACAAGGCGGTCTCAGTACGTGGAATCAATGTGTTCCCGAATCATATTGCTAAATATCTGCGTCAACATCCGGCAATTGCTGATGCGACAGTGCGTCCGATGAGGCCCGACGAAGGCCATGGGCTCAAAGCCTTTGTTGTATTGCACGAGAGTCTTAGCGAAACGATAACCGAACAAAGTGTTCAGACCTGGTTAAGCAGCAACCTCTCCACTGCGGAAATACCTGAACGCATTAACTTTGGGAACCAGCTACCCAGAAACTCTATGGGTAAGGCGCAAGACTGGAACCTCGATAACTCGCCAACCGGTAAACCATTAAGTTAA
- a CDS encoding PAS domain-containing protein gives MDFEKSLVNLEHLANSVPGALYQLERSPDGQLKFNYVSQGVEAIFGCSAESLANDVTLLSEIIHPDDLQSVLSSMHNSARYQYLWVKEYRVIKNGRVSWIYGHAVTSQQADGSTLWNGQMLDITERKMLELKVEENQRNLMLAERVAGLGHWQLDLETGQSQWSDTMYHLHGLEKAKVTPSLALTLERTHPEDRQAVTDATNAVKQSGARDVEHRIMLGDGEIRWLRQSGIYRIDEAGHGIIFGTTQDITDYKELELKLRETGGNDEHTGFYNRRLMLQSLQRRFSLYQAHSEHQYYVMVVRVASNAETLKSVSKIVRQNIQDYDTPGCLGNGIIVVLMSTLSAEQNKNCLQATRQLLEQHEIEHKIALERAQITDSRFDDVLLRALS, from the coding sequence ATGGATTTTGAAAAAAGCTTGGTTAATCTTGAACATTTAGCAAACTCGGTGCCGGGTGCGCTATACCAGCTTGAACGCTCACCGGACGGGCAATTGAAATTTAATTATGTCAGTCAGGGCGTTGAAGCTATTTTTGGGTGTTCGGCTGAGTCACTGGCAAATGACGTGACATTGCTGAGTGAAATTATTCACCCCGACGACTTACAATCTGTATTGAGCAGTATGCACAATTCTGCCCGCTATCAATATTTGTGGGTGAAAGAATACCGGGTGATTAAAAATGGCCGGGTAAGCTGGATATACGGGCACGCAGTGACCAGTCAACAGGCCGACGGCAGCACACTCTGGAATGGACAAATGCTGGACATTACTGAGAGGAAGATGCTGGAGCTGAAAGTTGAAGAGAACCAGCGAAATCTAATGCTTGCTGAACGCGTTGCCGGGCTAGGCCATTGGCAGCTCGATTTAGAGACCGGGCAGTCGCAGTGGTCCGATACCATGTACCATTTACACGGGCTGGAGAAAGCCAAAGTTACCCCATCCTTAGCTCTGACTTTAGAAAGAACTCACCCTGAAGACAGGCAAGCCGTAACCGACGCAACTAATGCCGTTAAGCAGTCTGGGGCGAGAGATGTCGAACATCGTATTATGTTGGGTGACGGTGAAATTCGGTGGTTACGGCAATCGGGAATTTATCGTATTGACGAAGCAGGGCATGGAATTATTTTTGGTACTACGCAGGATATTACCGATTATAAAGAGCTGGAGCTCAAGCTCAGGGAAACCGGTGGTAATGACGAACACACCGGGTTTTATAATCGCCGGCTTATGTTGCAGTCTCTGCAGCGACGTTTTAGCTTATATCAGGCTCACTCCGAGCATCAGTATTACGTGATGGTCGTGCGCGTTGCGAGCAACGCAGAAACCTTAAAATCCGTTAGCAAAATTGTCCGCCAGAACATTCAGGATTACGATACCCCAGGCTGTTTGGGAAACGGAATTATCGTTGTACTCATGTCAACGCTGTCGGCAGAGCAAAATAAGAATTGCTTACAGGCCACCCGACAATTGTTAGAGCAGCACGAAATTGAGCATAAAATAGCGTTAGAACGTGCACAGATAACCGACTCGAGGTTTGACGATGTGTTGCTACGGGCGTTGAGTTAA